A single genomic interval of Spirosoma taeanense harbors:
- a CDS encoding M61 family metallopeptidase, with amino-acid sequence MKKNTQLLYLLTVWTLFAPLNVFAARNPADDIDPSAASPTITYLLAMPEPQTHYFDVEMQLRNIAAVTQAKKNGYVDIKMPVWTPGSYLIREYAKNVEAFTATASGKPVPSEKIRKNAWRIYSGDDNLTIRYRVYANELTVRTSFVDSDHGYVTPASMFMFHDALKNQPHRVVVQPYKDWKKVATGLKPVAGQNFTYEAADYDILVDSPIEIGNHETFQFTASGIPHTVAMFGEVEYNPQRLAADYKRVCETAASVVGEHPCQDYLFIVHHIPPGGGGLEHLNSTTLETTRYAYATESNYKGFLTLVAHEYFHLWNVKRIRPIALGPFDYENENYTHMLWLSEGCTSFYEDYILRRAGFHTPEAYLGIVANDITQIENQPGVRLQSAAESSWDAWIKGYRPNENSANTTISYYSKGSVLGSLLNLAILAGSNGERNLDDLMRYLYTEYYKKQKRGFTDEEFRRAAEQTAGRKLDDFFTVGVNSAAPINYNAYFEPVGLQLTNVAARTQDGFLGAGTTVQNGKSIVTSVRRGSAAYTDGLNVGDEIISVDSVRVGDDLLRLISGRRIGDKLTILVNRAGLIRKIPVTLTANPLVSYRLQPLPNQTPQQKALFEKWLFIQ; translated from the coding sequence ATGAAAAAAAACACCCAGCTGCTGTATTTACTTACTGTCTGGACTCTTTTTGCTCCGCTCAACGTTTTTGCTGCCCGTAACCCTGCTGACGATATCGACCCATCGGCGGCTTCGCCCACGATTACTTATCTGCTGGCCATGCCGGAGCCGCAGACCCATTATTTTGACGTAGAAATGCAGCTCAGAAATATAGCTGCCGTCACCCAGGCGAAAAAAAATGGGTACGTCGATATCAAGATGCCGGTCTGGACGCCGGGGTCGTATCTGATCCGGGAATACGCTAAAAATGTAGAAGCCTTTACGGCAACGGCCAGTGGGAAACCCGTGCCGAGCGAGAAGATCCGTAAAAACGCCTGGCGTATTTATTCCGGCGACGACAACCTGACGATTCGTTACCGCGTGTACGCCAACGAACTGACCGTCCGGACGAGTTTCGTCGATAGTGATCATGGTTACGTGACGCCCGCCAGCATGTTCATGTTTCACGACGCCCTGAAGAACCAGCCCCATCGGGTAGTGGTGCAGCCCTATAAAGACTGGAAGAAAGTGGCGACGGGTCTGAAGCCGGTAGCGGGCCAGAATTTTACCTACGAAGCCGCCGACTACGATATCCTGGTCGACTCACCCATTGAAATCGGGAATCACGAAACGTTTCAGTTTACGGCCTCCGGTATTCCGCATACGGTGGCCATGTTTGGCGAGGTAGAGTATAACCCTCAGCGCCTGGCTGCCGATTACAAACGCGTCTGCGAAACAGCCGCGTCGGTCGTGGGGGAGCACCCCTGTCAGGATTATCTGTTCATTGTCCACCACATTCCGCCGGGCGGGGGCGGTCTGGAGCATCTGAACTCCACAACGCTTGAAACCACGCGCTATGCTTATGCCACCGAATCCAATTACAAAGGGTTTCTGACGCTGGTGGCCCATGAATACTTTCATCTCTGGAACGTAAAACGCATCCGGCCCATCGCGCTGGGACCGTTTGACTACGAGAATGAGAACTACACGCATATGCTCTGGCTATCGGAGGGCTGTACCTCGTTCTACGAAGATTATATCCTGCGCCGGGCGGGTTTTCATACGCCGGAGGCTTACCTGGGCATCGTCGCCAACGACATCACCCAGATTGAAAATCAGCCGGGAGTCCGGCTGCAGTCAGCAGCCGAGTCGAGCTGGGACGCGTGGATCAAAGGGTACCGACCGAACGAAAACTCGGCCAACACGACCATTTCGTACTACAGCAAAGGCTCCGTGCTGGGTTCGTTGCTGAACCTGGCCATTCTGGCGGGCAGCAACGGCGAGCGGAACCTGGACGATCTGATGCGGTATCTGTATACCGAGTATTACAAGAAGCAGAAGCGCGGCTTTACCGACGAAGAGTTCCGCCGGGCTGCCGAACAGACAGCCGGCCGCAAACTCGACGACTTTTTTACTGTCGGCGTCAACAGCGCAGCGCCGATCAACTATAACGCGTATTTCGAGCCGGTTGGCCTGCAACTGACCAACGTGGCTGCCCGGACCCAGGATGGGTTTTTAGGCGCCGGAACGACGGTTCAGAATGGCAAGTCCATCGTAACGAGCGTCCGTCGCGGATCGGCGGCCTATACCGACGGTCTGAACGTAGGCGACGAAATTATTTCCGTCGACAGCGTTCGTGTGGGCGACGATCTGCTGCGGCTCATCAGCGGTCGGCGCATTGGCGACAAACTGACTATTCTGGTTAACCGCGCCGGGCTGATTCGTAAGATTCCAGTTACCCTGACGGCCAACCCGCTGGTCAGCTACCGCCTGCAGCCGCTGCCGAATCAGACCCCGCAGCAGAAAGCCTTGTTTGAGAAATGGCTGTTTATTCAATAA
- a CDS encoding tetratricopeptide repeat protein: MPYSQSQPGQPQFLPVPGNWLLFLTLGLLTALSASAQRTQSHSEPDYHYRNGLELFEKNNYAASRYEFRQYLEPRRGDGTRTLLNTNDQNTVEAEYYIALTSLYIDEPGAEVLVDRFVKNHSQHPKAGQLYGDLGTYYYTRQDYAKAIGFLEKAVAQGGSSARQTAYKYQLALAYYNTQDLQRALPLLNEVKLDPNSADAPAASYYAGVINFRNRNYNESVADFRRVENNPTYQNEVPNWIAQALYRQHRFDDLLAYTEPLLRRNNGRGLNEVALFTAEVYYQQNQFARAIPFYRQYINATGTKAPGAVKFRYGQSLFRTGSYNDAITQLKPLASGKDTTAQYAAYTLGVSYLQTQNPTYALTAFDQAGRLSFSREIQEEARFNHAKLLVDQNNGAEAVKELTTFLKQYPDSKFENEANELVGEAYFASNNYPAAIAYIEGLKRRTPKINATYQRLTYNQGVNDFNAERYPQAVANLDKSLRYPVDPEMQQAAQFWKAEAYSAGRQYDTAIPLYASIAKSNAGEYATRSLYALGYAYYNKKDYNRALPYFRDFVSRGASSADRAQLLDATIRLADTYFANKQYENAMRYYDQAIAQNAPDKDYASYQKAVILSYVGRDAEAKAQFDQVQRQYPNSRFVDEALFQTANVDFEKGAYQVAIRGFTKLIQDKPNSTLVPAALLKRAIAYGNLQQYDPAVADYKRILDNYGDSDQAQSALLGIQNTLNDAGRPEEFSQVLGQYKKGNPGSTDVERVQFENAKNIFFNEKYPQAIQSLIAFMQEYPASPNTNEARYYLAESYRLTSDPTNALRYYNLIIADNRSDYLVRAATRAAELEAQQKNYPRAIRNYQFIINRANDKAAQVTAQLGLMDTYFIVPKPDSAAIIAREVIAAGNVVPGAQNRAQLMLGKVAFAKGDYKTAQAEFDKTIALAKDVNGAEAQYYLGDILYRQKKYKESVATLLKFNEQFADFEYWKGKAFILVADNNVALDELAQAKAVLNSIIENSTNETIIAEAKQKLAGLESKN; this comes from the coding sequence ATGCCCTATTCCCAATCCCAACCAGGTCAACCTCAGTTCCTCCCGGTTCCCGGCAACTGGCTGCTGTTTCTGACCCTTGGGCTACTTACGGCACTGTCGGCTTCGGCCCAGCGCACCCAGAGTCATTCCGAACCTGACTATCACTACCGCAACGGCCTCGAACTGTTCGAAAAGAATAACTATGCGGCTTCCCGTTATGAATTCCGCCAGTATCTCGAACCCCGCCGGGGCGATGGCACGCGGACGCTGCTGAATACCAATGATCAGAACACCGTTGAAGCCGAATACTATATTGCCCTGACGAGTCTGTATATCGATGAGCCCGGAGCGGAAGTACTCGTGGACCGGTTTGTCAAGAATCACAGCCAGCATCCCAAAGCCGGGCAGTTATACGGCGATTTGGGCACGTATTATTACACCCGACAGGATTACGCGAAAGCCATCGGGTTCCTGGAGAAGGCTGTGGCCCAGGGGGGCAGCAGCGCCCGCCAGACCGCCTATAAATACCAGCTGGCGCTCGCGTATTACAATACGCAGGATCTGCAGCGGGCCCTGCCCCTGCTGAATGAAGTCAAGCTCGACCCGAATTCGGCCGATGCGCCGGCTGCGTCCTATTATGCGGGGGTGATCAATTTCCGCAACCGTAACTACAACGAGTCCGTAGCGGATTTCCGGCGGGTGGAGAACAACCCGACCTACCAGAACGAGGTGCCCAACTGGATTGCCCAGGCGCTGTATCGCCAACACCGGTTCGACGACCTGCTCGCCTATACCGAGCCGCTGCTTCGGCGGAATAACGGCCGGGGCCTGAACGAAGTCGCCCTGTTTACGGCTGAAGTGTATTACCAGCAGAATCAGTTCGCCCGCGCTATTCCCTTTTACCGGCAGTATATTAACGCGACGGGCACGAAAGCGCCGGGAGCCGTTAAGTTTCGGTATGGGCAGTCGCTCTTCCGCACGGGGTCTTACAACGATGCCATTACGCAGCTCAAGCCGCTGGCTAGTGGCAAGGATACCACGGCGCAGTATGCTGCCTATACGCTGGGGGTGAGTTATTTGCAGACGCAGAACCCTACCTATGCCCTGACGGCCTTTGACCAGGCCGGTCGTCTGTCGTTCAGCCGCGAGATTCAGGAGGAAGCCCGCTTCAATCACGCCAAACTGCTGGTTGACCAGAACAACGGCGCCGAAGCCGTTAAAGAACTGACGACTTTCCTGAAACAATACCCCGACAGCAAGTTTGAGAACGAAGCGAACGAGCTGGTCGGCGAAGCGTATTTCGCTTCAAATAATTACCCGGCTGCCATCGCCTATATCGAGGGGCTGAAGCGACGGACCCCGAAAATCAACGCGACCTACCAGCGCCTGACCTATAACCAGGGCGTCAACGATTTTAACGCCGAGCGCTACCCGCAGGCCGTCGCCAACCTCGACAAATCGCTGCGGTATCCGGTCGACCCCGAGATGCAGCAGGCCGCCCAGTTCTGGAAAGCCGAAGCCTATTCGGCTGGCCGACAGTACGATACGGCCATCCCGCTCTACGCCAGCATTGCCAAAAGTAACGCCGGCGAGTACGCCACCCGCAGTCTGTACGCCCTGGGCTATGCCTATTATAACAAGAAAGATTACAACCGCGCCCTGCCGTATTTCCGCGATTTTGTGAGCCGGGGGGCCAGTTCGGCCGACCGGGCGCAGCTCCTGGATGCCACCATCCGACTGGCCGATACGTATTTTGCCAACAAGCAGTACGAGAACGCGATGCGGTATTATGACCAGGCCATCGCTCAGAACGCCCCGGACAAGGATTACGCATCCTACCAGAAAGCGGTGATCCTAAGTTACGTCGGTCGCGACGCCGAAGCCAAAGCCCAGTTCGATCAGGTGCAGCGACAATATCCCAACTCACGGTTTGTCGATGAGGCCTTGTTTCAGACAGCTAACGTTGATTTTGAGAAGGGCGCCTATCAGGTGGCTATCCGGGGCTTTACGAAGCTGATCCAGGATAAGCCTAACAGCACCCTCGTGCCGGCGGCCCTGCTGAAACGGGCCATTGCTTACGGGAACCTGCAGCAGTACGACCCCGCCGTAGCTGATTACAAACGGATTCTGGACAATTACGGTGATTCGGATCAGGCGCAGAGTGCCCTGCTGGGTATCCAGAACACGCTGAATGACGCCGGTCGGCCGGAAGAGTTTTCGCAGGTACTGGGGCAGTATAAAAAGGGCAACCCCGGCAGTACGGACGTGGAACGGGTGCAGTTCGAAAATGCCAAGAACATTTTCTTTAACGAGAAATACCCGCAGGCCATTCAGTCCCTGATAGCGTTCATGCAGGAATACCCGGCCAGTCCGAATACCAACGAGGCCCGCTATTATCTGGCCGAATCGTACCGTTTGACCAGTGACCCCACGAACGCCCTGCGCTATTACAACCTGATCATCGCCGACAACCGGTCCGATTATCTGGTACGGGCTGCCACGCGTGCTGCTGAACTGGAAGCCCAGCAGAAGAATTACCCACGCGCTATTCGGAATTACCAGTTCATTATCAACCGCGCCAACGACAAAGCCGCGCAGGTAACGGCGCAGCTGGGCCTGATGGATACGTATTTCATCGTCCCCAAACCCGACTCGGCGGCCATTATCGCCCGGGAGGTTATAGCGGCCGGAAACGTGGTACCGGGTGCTCAGAACCGGGCGCAGCTGATGCTGGGTAAGGTGGCCTTCGCCAAAGGCGATTACAAAACGGCGCAGGCTGAATTCGATAAGACAATTGCCCTGGCTAAAGACGTGAACGGTGCCGAAGCACAGTATTACCTTGGTGATATACTCTACCGACAGAAAAAATACAAGGAATCGGTGGCGACGCTGCTCAAATTCAATGAGCAGTTCGCGGATTTTGAATACTGGAAAGGCAAAGCCTTCATTCTGGTCGCCGATAACAACGTTGCCCTGGACGAACTGGCACAGGCTAAAGCCGTCCTGAATTCCATCATTGAAAACTCGACCAACGAAACCATTATCGCCGAAGCCAAACAAAAGCTGGCGGGTCTCGAATCGAAAAACTAA
- a CDS encoding TonB-dependent receptor: MIRRPSYTLLLLLLSTALFAQQQPRPTRPTREGEIDNQEITVEKSRKIELPPANRLFNKIPSVKPSAEQRKLTYEFEDRKLTVGDPRINTTVLPPSTTQPDATPAYNNYVKLGAGNYSSFLGEGFVGINNLSNVALEGSVRHLSSAIGPVDGKNSAQSDTRVRVTGKLLTDAFKLQGDLGFDRNTYNFYGYSREYAAETGFNPELIKQRLNTINFRVGIENANTENAIDYSLRTGITSLRDRFNAAETDWATNFNGSLGITDNVFALVAADAYVTQRSDGSLVDNRNLFRVKPTFKYASSFLTVTAGINAVNQTDRRQGINDTRAFPVLDIDVVPVSNIHFFAGIDGDINRNTLRSLLLENKWLAPQVVLANTVKLMDIYGGSKGNLGGGFAYEGKVSFARYRNFSTFNNTIPDTTKFFVLYDGGVSQVLTISGQIGYAQKDKFRSTLKADFFRYGLDRLEEAWGRPRLAGTWTNSYILNKKLFVTADLYFYEGIKNKNFTSNVTYTLKPIYDANLKIDYFLGKQVSAFVSLNNIFSQNYQRYLYYQVQGLNFLGGISYSF, from the coding sequence ATGATCAGACGTCCTTCATATACCCTTCTGCTTCTGCTTCTCTCCACGGCGCTCTTTGCCCAGCAACAGCCGCGCCCGACGCGTCCCACCCGGGAGGGCGAAATCGACAATCAGGAAATTACCGTCGAGAAGAGCCGAAAGATTGAACTGCCGCCCGCCAACCGGCTGTTCAACAAGATTCCGTCGGTTAAACCTTCCGCTGAGCAGCGGAAGCTCACCTACGAGTTCGAAGATCGTAAACTAACCGTGGGCGACCCGCGCATCAACACGACGGTGCTTCCGCCCAGCACGACCCAGCCCGACGCCACGCCCGCCTACAACAATTACGTAAAACTGGGCGCGGGGAACTACAGTTCGTTTCTTGGCGAAGGGTTCGTGGGTATCAACAACCTGTCGAACGTAGCGTTGGAAGGATCGGTACGCCACCTGTCTTCCGCCATTGGGCCGGTCGACGGTAAGAATTCGGCGCAGAGCGACACGCGGGTGCGGGTGACAGGCAAGCTGCTGACCGACGCTTTCAAGCTTCAGGGCGACCTGGGCTTTGATCGCAACACCTATAACTTCTATGGCTACAGCCGGGAATACGCAGCCGAGACCGGGTTTAATCCGGAACTGATCAAACAACGGCTCAATACCATCAACTTCCGGGTGGGTATTGAAAACGCCAACACTGAAAACGCGATCGACTATTCGCTCCGCACCGGCATTACGTCCCTGCGCGACCGCTTCAACGCGGCCGAAACCGACTGGGCTACCAACTTCAATGGTTCGCTGGGAATTACTGACAACGTCTTTGCTCTGGTGGCAGCCGATGCCTACGTTACCCAGCGTTCGGATGGTAGCCTGGTGGACAACCGGAACCTGTTTCGGGTGAAGCCAACCTTTAAGTACGCGTCGTCGTTCTTGACCGTAACCGCCGGGATCAACGCCGTTAACCAGACCGACCGTCGGCAGGGCATTAACGACACCAGGGCCTTTCCGGTTCTTGATATTGATGTGGTTCCCGTGAGCAATATTCACTTTTTTGCGGGCATTGACGGCGATATTAATCGGAACACGCTCCGCTCCTTACTCCTTGAGAATAAATGGCTTGCGCCCCAGGTCGTTTTAGCTAACACTGTTAAGTTGATGGATATTTACGGTGGATCGAAAGGAAACCTGGGCGGAGGGTTCGCCTACGAAGGGAAAGTTTCCTTTGCCCGCTACCGGAACTTCTCTACCTTTAACAACACCATCCCGGACACCACAAAATTCTTTGTTTTATACGACGGGGGGGTATCGCAGGTATTGACAATTTCGGGGCAGATCGGGTACGCGCAGAAAGATAAGTTTCGCTCGACACTTAAAGCCGACTTCTTCCGCTATGGTCTGGATCGGCTCGAAGAGGCCTGGGGCCGTCCGCGACTGGCCGGTACCTGGACGAATTCATACATTCTGAATAAAAAATTATTCGTTACGGCCGATTTGTATTTTTATGAGGGGATAAAAAATAAAAACTTTACGTCTAACGTAACCTACACCTTAAAACCCATCTACGACGCGAACCTGAAAATTGACTATTTCCTAGGAAAGCAGGTTTCAGCGTTCGTGTCGTTAAATAATATCTTTAGTCAGAACTACCAGCGCTATTTGTATTATCAGGTCCAAGGGCTTAACTTTCTCGGAGGAATCAGTTATTCGTTTTAA